The window AAATCGGAGCAGCTAAACGGATTAAAGACGATTTGGCCGCTCAAAAAGCTATCAAGGATATGCAAACTGTTTCTGACCAAATTAAGGATTTGGATAAACAATTGTCGGAGGTCGAAGAGTCTGTTCATTCTCAAGCGGCTCATCTACCTAATCTGGCCGATTCGCGAGTACCGGTTGGCCCAGATGATTCATACAATATCGAACAAAGAAAGTGGCAGCCAAGTGATCTTCAGGGACGCCCGGCAGCTTTTTCCAAAACACCAGCGTGGTTGAAAGCTCATTTTGACATCGGTGAAGATCTTGGTATTTTGGATTTTCAACGTGGCGCAAAAGTTTCCGGGGCACGTTTTTTGTATTACGTTGGTGCCGGTGCCCGTTTGGAACGAGCGGTCTACAATTTTATGCTTGATGAACATCGTCGCGAAGGATATACAGAATTATTGACTCCTTACATGGTCACTAACGAGTCGATGTATGCAACTGGGCAGTTTCCAAAATTTGTTGACGATGCTTATGAAGTCGGTAAAAATCAGTCAATGACAATGATTCCGACTGCCGAAGTTGCTTTGGTTAATTGGCGGCGTGACGAAGTTTTAGATGAATCCGAATTACCTTTGTATATCACTGCTTTATCACCGGCATTTCGTCAAGAAGCTGGCGCTGCCGGAAAGGATACCCGTGGCTTAATCCGTTTGCATCAGTTTAATAAAGTTGAGATGGTTAAATTTACCAAGCCGGAAGATTCGTATGACGAATTGGAAAAGATGACTGTTAATGCAGAAAATATTTTGCAAAAACTTGAATTGCCCTATCATGTGATTCGTCTTTCTACCGGAGATATGGGTTTTGGTTCGGCGATGACTTATGATTTGGAAGTTTGGTTCCCAACTCAAGACAAATATCGTGAAATTTCTTCTGTTTCCAATGATGAAGATTTTCAGGCACGCCGTGGTCATATCCAGTATCGTGATTCAAAGACTGGCAAGCTTCATTTTGTTCATACTCTAAACGGCTCTGGTTTAGCTGTTGGCAGAACTGTTGCGGCTATTTTGGAGAATTATCAGAATGAGGATGGAACGATTACTATTCCTGAAGCTCTTCGTCCTTATTTTGGTGAGGATAAGATCAGCAAGGAAAACGCGAGATAATTTAAAATGGATTCTTAACCATTTTTTCCGAAATTACTTTCTTTAGATCTTTTTTATCTTCGTTTTATCTCTCTTTTATCTTCCTTTAATCTGTCAATTGAATAATTAAAACTGTTCCAAAGGACAAGTTAGTAAAAAAACAAGTCCCGACGAACACTCTCCAATAATAAAATATCCCTTCCAAATAAATTAAAAACTCTCTTCATAATAATTAATCCCAAAAAACGCCACCCCAAAGGCGTTTTTATTTTTGCTTAAAATTAAAATAAGCTGTTTATTAATAAGGTATCTTTACATAATTGTTGTATTTCCACTGTTATCGAAATAATTAAGATAAGCAAAACCGTTATAACTTTCAATTCTGAAATTTTCATCGTCGTTGCTTCCAATAATCGATGTCGACATATTTTTTAATCCGGAAATATTTTCGTTATTTGTTAAAGCTTTTATACCTAGCTGGCTGATTGCGCCATGGGAAAAAATCAAAATATTTTTGTTGTCTTCGATTTGACGGATGATTTTAAGAATTTCATTTTTAAATCTTTTTCGTGCGTGTACGAATTCTTCTATTCCGAGTGCGGATAATCGTGGATCATCTTCTCGAAGGGAGAACTTTGCAAAAAGTTTCGGATATTTTTGGATTATTGATTCTTTTGTTTGGCCTTCCCAACTTCCAAAGGATACTTCTCTAAAAGCTTGATTGACTATAATTTCTTTTTGGTAATGAACTTTGCTTTTTTCGATTGTTGCTCTAGCCGTTTTTATTGATCTGTTTGGGGGCTGGTATAGATTTTTTCAAAGTTGAACTTATCAAGAAATTTTGCCAGTGCAACATACTCGCTTTGATTGGATTTTAAAAGTGGCGAATCGCCTTTAGCGCCCTGTAATTTCTTTTGTAAATTCCAAATTGTTTTTCCGTGCCTTACAATGAATACTTTTTTCATAGTATTTAAGATACATTTAATTCTGGAATGATAAAAGTGTAGCATGAATGCTTATGAATTTTTGAATTTAAGGAGACCGGAAAAACCCAGAACATCCGGTTTAACTATGATGCTTGATAAGGGTTTAGGCATCAAAGCACTTGATGATATTTTAAGTACATCCGCTGATTATATTGATTTTGCCAAATTCGGATGGGGAACCTCAGCTGTAATTAATCGCGATTTGATAATTAAAAAAACCAACAAATACAAGGCTGCCGGAATTATGCCTTATCCAGGCGGAACATTGCTTGAAGTTGCCATCCTAAAAGGAAAAGTGGACCAATTTTTAGAGGAAAGTCGTGAATTAGGATTTAAAGCAATTGAGGTGAGCGACGGGTCAACCGAAATCACAACGCCGGAGCGGGCCAAAACGATTAAAAAAGCCAGAGAAGCAGGCTTTTATGTTATTTCCGAAGTTGGCAAGAAAAATCCGGTTTTAGATCATAAATTATCCGTCTCGGAAAGATTGGAAACAATGAAATCGGATTTAGAATATGGTTCAAACTACGTTCTAATCGAAGCCAGAGAAGCTGGGAAAGATATTGGA of the Oenococcus sp. UCMA 16435 genome contains:
- the serS gene encoding serine--tRNA ligase; this encodes MLDIKYLRNNRDEANQRLIDRNVEDGVLDKLLADDEKRRALIQKSEQLKAKRNQVSDQIGAAKRIKDDLAAQKAIKDMQTVSDQIKDLDKQLSEVEESVHSQAAHLPNLADSRVPVGPDDSYNIEQRKWQPSDLQGRPAAFSKTPAWLKAHFDIGEDLGILDFQRGAKVSGARFLYYVGAGARLERAVYNFMLDEHRREGYTELLTPYMVTNESMYATGQFPKFVDDAYEVGKNQSMTMIPTAEVALVNWRRDEVLDESELPLYITALSPAFRQEAGAAGKDTRGLIRLHQFNKVEMVKFTKPEDSYDELEKMTVNAENILQKLELPYHVIRLSTGDMGFGSAMTYDLEVWFPTQDKYREISSVSNDEDFQARRGHIQYRDSKTGKLHFVHTLNGSGLAVGRTVAAILENYQNEDGTITIPEALRPYFGEDKISKENAR
- a CDS encoding histidine phosphatase family protein; the encoded protein is MKTARATIEKSKVHYQKEIIVNQAFREVSFGSWEGQTKESIIQKYPKLFAKFSLREDDPRLSALGIEEFVHARKRFKNEILKIIRQIEDNKNILIFSHGAISQLGIKALTNNENISGLKNMSTSIIGSNDDENFRIESYNGFAYLNYFDNSGNTTIM
- a CDS encoding histidine phosphatase family protein; protein product: MKKVFIVRHGKTIWNLQKKLQGAKGDSPLLKSNQSEYVALAKFLDKFNFEKIYTSPQTDQ
- a CDS encoding phosphosulfolactate synthase, whose translation is MNAYEFLNLRRPEKPRTSGLTMMLDKGLGIKALDDILSTSADYIDFAKFGWGTSAVINRDLIIKKTNKYKAAGIMPYPGGTLLEVAILKGKVDQFLEESRELGFKAIEVSDGSTEITTPERAKTIKKAREAGFYVISEVGKKNPVLDHKLSVSERLETMKSDLEYGSNYVLIEAREAGKDIGIYDPNGNIIEDELEQLSSLGISKLVFEAPLKKQQAELILKFGSQINLGNIASDEVVSLETLREGLRGDTISMLS